A segment of the Mogibacterium diversum genome:
ACTTTCCTAATGAGAGGAATTTTGATGCATCTAGCTTGTAATCTTTATCTAAATTAACTACAGTAAATCCATTTTGCTCAAGACCAAATCTCTCCCTTGGTGTTACTGACATCAGTTTTACTAAGTGCTCAAGCGATATGATACCGGTCTTAACCAGGTACGTGTAAAGAGCCGAAAAAGCACACTCAAGTCCAGTGATTCCGTTTGGACTCTTCAGAAAGCCCCTACTCTTCTCCTCAGCACTATGAGGTGCGTGGTCTGTTGCTATCATATCTACAGTGCCATCTAGAATTCCCTCTATAAGAGCATTCTTATCAGCTATATCCTTAATCGGAGGATTCATCTTGAACCTGCCACCAAGCTCTGGCCATCTGTTAATAAATGCATTTAAATAATCCGTATCGAACACGAGGTAATGAGGTGCTGTTTCGCATGTGACGTCTACACCGCTCTTCTTGGCATCTCTAATCACTTCAACGCTCTCTTTGCAGGAGATGTGGCATACATGATATCCAGCACCAGTCTCATCTGCGAGTTTTAGATCTCTCTCTATCTGTTTCCATTCACTCTCTCTGACCTTGCCTTCCCTTAGCAGTGATTCATCTTCGCAATGAGCTACGATGAGTTTGCCAAGTTCCTTAGCCTGATACATTGCGTCGCGCATCAGCCCGTCTGCCTGCACACCTCGTCCGTCATCAGAAAATGCACACACATGTGGCGCAAGAGCCTTCATATCTGAGAGCTCTCCTCTACCATTCTGTGACATAGTGATAGTTCCATATGGAATCACCTCTATATCGGCATCCTTTTTGATCAAATCAAGCTGCACATTAAGTGCATCAAGTGTAGATGGTGCTGGCTTCAAATTAGGCATTGTACACACTGTAGTGTATCCACCGTGTGCTGCAGCTTTACTCCCTGCGCTGATGGTCTCTTTGTAAGACTGGCCTGGTTCGCGAAAATGAACATGCACATCACAGAATGACGGCAAAATAAAAGAGTTATCAGCATTGATAACTCTTTCAAAATCAAAATCACTACCGGTTTCGGATTCTAGACCGGCCTTCTCACGAGCATCAACTACAAACAATTCGTTAGGTAAAAACTCTCCAGATTTGTAAATCTTTCCGCCTTTGATTGCAGTAGTCATAGTCCCTCCAATTATATTAAACTCCCTAATAACTCTCGTTAATTACTATATGAAAGTATAACATTTTTGAAACGCACTATGTGAGAGGAATGTTAAAATCCGCCGCAAAATTTTG
Coding sequences within it:
- a CDS encoding dihydroorotase, whose translation is MTTAIKGGKIYKSGEFLPNELFVVDAREKAGLESETGSDFDFERVINADNSFILPSFCDVHVHFREPGQSYKETISAGSKAAAHGGYTTVCTMPNLKPAPSTLDALNVQLDLIKKDADIEVIPYGTITMSQNGRGELSDMKALAPHVCAFSDDGRGVQADGLMRDAMYQAKELGKLIVAHCEDESLLREGKVRESEWKQIERDLKLADETGAGYHVCHISCKESVEVIRDAKKSGVDVTCETAPHYLVFDTDYLNAFINRWPELGGRFKMNPPIKDIADKNALIEGILDGTVDMIATDHAPHSAEEKSRGFLKSPNGITGLECAFSALYTYLVKTGIISLEHLVKLMSVTPRERFGLEQNGFTVVNLDKDYKLDASKFLSLGKCTPFDGNMLNGLVELTVMNGKIVYENLEK